In Rhodohalobacter barkolensis, the following proteins share a genomic window:
- the glpK gene encoding glycerol kinase GlpK, translating into MEQYILSLDQGTTSSRAIVFNKQGAIVSTAQKEFRQIYPKPGWVEHDAQEIWSTQAGTAAEAVASAGINGKALSGIGITNQRETTVVWDRESGQPVYNAIVWQDRRTSDYCDQLKEDGHAEMIQDKTGLVIDAYFSGTKVKWILDNVEGAREKAENGELAFGTIDSWLIWNFTQGELHITDVTNASRTLLFNINTMDWDDEILELMDIPKSMLPEVRQSSEVYGNTKTTLFASKVPIAGIAGDQQSALFGQMCTEKGMVKNTYGTGCFMLMNIGDKPIKSENNLLTTVAWKVNGKTTYALEGSVFIAGAVVQWLRDEMSIIQESKDIEYFAGKVEDSDGVYLVPAFAGLGAPYWNQHARGTMVGITRGTNRAHIARAAQDSIAYQVTDLLTAMNADSGIDIKELRVDGGATVNNTLMQFQSDLLEVPVIRPKITETTALGAAYLAGLAVGYWDDIEEIRQQWQVDEKFEPKMDQAKVKELTNGWKRAVKAAIAWADNK; encoded by the coding sequence ATGGAACAATACATCTTATCACTGGATCAGGGGACTACAAGCTCCCGCGCAATCGTCTTTAACAAGCAAGGCGCTATCGTATCAACGGCTCAAAAAGAGTTCAGACAAATTTATCCCAAGCCGGGCTGGGTAGAGCATGACGCTCAGGAAATATGGTCAACTCAGGCGGGTACTGCAGCCGAGGCGGTCGCTTCTGCCGGCATTAACGGAAAAGCGCTTTCAGGTATCGGAATCACCAATCAGCGGGAAACTACAGTGGTTTGGGACAGAGAATCCGGCCAGCCGGTTTACAACGCCATTGTATGGCAGGATCGCCGAACATCAGACTATTGTGATCAGCTAAAAGAAGATGGACATGCTGAAATGATTCAGGATAAAACCGGACTCGTTATCGATGCCTATTTCTCCGGCACAAAAGTGAAATGGATTCTGGACAATGTTGAGGGAGCCCGGGAAAAAGCAGAAAATGGAGAATTGGCATTCGGTACGATCGACTCGTGGCTGATCTGGAATTTTACACAGGGCGAACTGCACATCACTGATGTAACAAATGCTTCCCGAACACTGCTATTCAATATCAACACCATGGATTGGGATGATGAAATTCTTGAACTGATGGACATCCCTAAAAGCATGCTGCCGGAGGTAAGACAGTCGAGTGAAGTATATGGAAATACAAAGACCACTCTGTTTGCGAGTAAGGTGCCGATTGCAGGGATAGCCGGAGATCAGCAGTCTGCCCTGTTCGGACAGATGTGTACAGAAAAAGGCATGGTGAAAAACACATACGGCACGGGTTGCTTTATGCTGATGAATATTGGCGACAAACCGATTAAATCAGAAAATAACCTGCTTACCACCGTTGCCTGGAAAGTGAACGGCAAAACAACGTATGCACTGGAAGGATCCGTATTTATTGCAGGAGCCGTAGTTCAGTGGCTGCGTGATGAGATGAGCATTATCCAGGAATCGAAGGATATCGAATATTTTGCCGGAAAAGTTGAGGACTCCGACGGTGTTTACCTCGTGCCCGCTTTTGCCGGGCTTGGCGCTCCTTATTGGAATCAACATGCGCGGGGTACTATGGTTGGAATTACCCGTGGAACCAACCGTGCCCACATTGCACGAGCAGCCCAGGATTCCATTGCCTACCAGGTAACCGATCTGCTAACCGCCATGAATGCCGACTCAGGCATTGATATCAAAGAACTTCGGGTGGATGGCGGTGCAACTGTAAACAACACCTTAATGCAGTTCCAGAGTGACCTGTTGGAAGTACCGGTTATTCGACCAAAAATCACCGAAACAACGGCATTGGGCGCGGCATATCTCGCCGGACTTGCCGTTGGATACTGGGATGATATTGAGGAGATCCGTCAACAGTGGCAAGTTGATGAAAAGTTTGAACCAAAAATGGATCAAGCCAAAGTTAAGGAACTGACCAACGGTTGGAAACGAGCTGTGAAAGCGGCCATCGCATGGGCTGACAATAAATAA
- a CDS encoding MIP/aquaporin family protein, which translates to MSPYIAEIVGTAILMLLGNGVVANVLLKDSKGNGGGWITITWGWGIAVFTAVYVVGQYSGAHINPAVTLGLAFGGLFDWVQVPFYIGAQILGAAIGSLLVWLAYKDHFAKEENADLILASHSTAPAIRKYPSNVMTEAIGTLMLVFGVFYLASPGFIDANGEFLETIVIDGAEVGFGLGSLSALPVGLLVLGIGLSLGGPTGYAINPARDLGPRIMHAILPIPGKRDSDWAYSWVPIVGPVIGAALAAGLFLIL; encoded by the coding sequence ATGAGTCCATATATAGCTGAAATTGTTGGAACAGCTATCCTGATGCTGCTTGGTAACGGCGTAGTTGCCAATGTGCTTCTTAAAGATAGTAAAGGAAACGGAGGCGGTTGGATTACAATCACCTGGGGTTGGGGAATTGCCGTATTTACCGCAGTGTATGTTGTCGGTCAATACAGTGGAGCCCACATTAACCCTGCCGTAACACTTGGATTGGCGTTTGGCGGACTTTTCGACTGGGTGCAAGTTCCATTCTACATTGGTGCCCAGATTCTTGGAGCTGCCATTGGGTCACTGCTCGTTTGGCTGGCCTATAAAGATCACTTTGCAAAAGAAGAAAATGCCGATTTAATTCTTGCAAGTCACAGTACGGCGCCGGCTATCCGAAAGTATCCCAGTAACGTAATGACTGAGGCCATTGGCACACTCATGTTGGTATTTGGCGTCTTTTACCTTGCATCGCCCGGTTTTATCGATGCTAACGGAGAATTTCTAGAAACAATAGTCATTGATGGAGCGGAAGTTGGTTTTGGGCTCGGTTCACTCTCAGCACTCCCGGTCGGTTTACTTGTACTTGGAATAGGTCTTTCTTTGGGCGGACCCACAGGCTATGCAATCAATCCTGCACGTGATCTTGGACCGAGAATTATGCACGCTATTCTTCCCATCCCGGGAAAACGAGACAGCGACTGGGCGTACTCATGGGTACCGATTGTTGGGCCAGTTATTGGAGCCGCATTAGCCGCAGGACTTTTCCTGATTCTCTGA
- a CDS encoding porin: protein MKLKKLYLTTLLSIGLLTGFLAISSPLHAQNVSYETDENWQFDVTGQLPVFINLSNHDSYNSDGSDQFSTRIMSGFNPGNITFNISAPEMDGLSVKAIFQINHHLQGASIQNDGLFEGRIADIEISGDFGTVNMGKGFGIFNSSSIGDAGSGMGIGRFGGPDAANATLGRIGSGYTYANFNPRVTYTTPDFGGFTLKAGLINPEKPDGPSDQVTTTTPRLEAQANYLISFDSGSIDLWAGGMTQNVDVVSQNFDYNISGWDLGTRMNAGGLTLTGAYSETKGVGADGLIGLSLTGSALDQADVEASQWYTEATYTAGDFTLGASYGEGAQDANTTEIGSSPDITNQLLMVFTRYKLTDQLTLIGEVQNFESDAQANYQALIAGMQFNF, encoded by the coding sequence ATGAAACTTAAGAAACTTTACCTCACCACTCTACTATCCATTGGGCTTCTTACAGGCTTTTTAGCAATCTCTTCGCCTCTTCATGCGCAAAATGTAAGCTATGAAACAGACGAGAACTGGCAGTTTGATGTGACAGGACAACTTCCGGTCTTCATCAATTTATCTAATCACGACTCGTATAACAGCGACGGCAGCGATCAGTTCTCAACCCGGATCATGTCGGGATTTAACCCCGGAAATATCACCTTTAACATCTCCGCTCCTGAAATGGATGGCCTTTCCGTAAAAGCGATATTTCAGATCAACCATCACCTTCAGGGTGCCAGTATCCAAAACGACGGACTATTTGAAGGAAGGATCGCGGATATTGAAATCTCCGGTGATTTTGGTACGGTAAATATGGGGAAAGGATTTGGCATTTTTAACAGCAGCTCCATCGGTGATGCAGGCAGCGGCATGGGTATTGGCCGTTTTGGCGGACCGGATGCAGCCAACGCTACTCTTGGCCGAATTGGTTCGGGATACACCTATGCAAACTTCAATCCAAGGGTAACTTACACCACGCCGGATTTTGGAGGATTTACATTAAAAGCCGGGCTGATCAATCCTGAAAAACCTGACGGACCGTCTGACCAGGTTACTACGACTACTCCGCGATTGGAAGCGCAAGCCAACTACCTGATCTCTTTTGATTCCGGATCTATCGATTTATGGGCCGGAGGAATGACTCAAAACGTGGATGTTGTCAGCCAAAATTTTGATTACAACATTTCGGGTTGGGATTTGGGTACAAGAATGAACGCCGGAGGTTTGACACTTACCGGAGCCTATTCCGAAACGAAAGGCGTTGGGGCTGACGGTTTGATCGGATTAAGCCTGACGGGCTCGGCATTGGATCAGGCGGATGTTGAGGCTTCGCAGTGGTACACCGAAGCGACCTATACAGCAGGTGATTTCACATTAGGCGCCAGTTATGGAGAAGGAGCTCAGGATGCCAACACCACCGAAATAGGCAGCTCTCCGGATATTACCAATCAACTGTTAATGGTGTTCACAAGGTATAAATTAACCGATCAGCTCACGCTCATTGGTGAAGTTCAAAACTTCGAATCAGATGCACAAGCCAACTACCAGGCATTGATTGCCGGTATGCAGTTCAACTTCTGA
- a CDS encoding sodium:solute symporter family protein: protein MSIFFWIVLLYLALLMGISVYKSRAVKSQEDFMVAGRSVPTYKLVGTLLCTWIGSGSLLAGAGLAARVGLSELWMAAGAWIGIIIVFFLAARVRRIAQFTVPDILELRYNKYARILGTIVIVIAYTTIVGYQFRGGGFVLNLVADIPEWQGVLLTAGFIITFTAFAGMLSIVSVDIINGAVITAAVIFAVPLVYSNLGGGEYITANLDPSFFTVFGEYNFLWAMGVFFPTFLLLMGESNMYQKFFSARDEKSAKSAVVWWVSGTIIVETAIASLAILAFSHFNSLDPSSAFFLGVEQSERVILHAARYGTEIGIPLAGGLLLICAAVAIITSTGNSFLLAPSTNLTRDIYQRFINPGANEKRIITFQRVMVLVLGICAYLLLTQFRTILDMAFTAYTMVGAGLTPALLAAFLWKRVTTAGGVASIATGMGATLIITVINSVLPEPLIPFDYIVLPAAGLSITVLIVVSLMTPPDPKEKWEKFYEKDVELSDAIDEFKE, encoded by the coding sequence ATGTCCATCTTTTTCTGGATTGTTCTTCTCTATCTCGCCCTTCTGATGGGAATCTCTGTATACAAAAGTCGCGCCGTTAAAAGTCAGGAAGACTTTATGGTAGCCGGCCGTTCGGTTCCAACCTACAAACTGGTTGGTACGCTGCTTTGTACCTGGATCGGATCAGGAAGTCTGCTGGCAGGAGCAGGACTCGCCGCAAGAGTAGGACTATCCGAACTATGGATGGCAGCCGGTGCCTGGATTGGAATCATCATTGTTTTCTTTCTGGCCGCCCGAGTGCGCCGGATTGCTCAGTTTACCGTCCCCGATATTCTTGAACTTCGATACAACAAATATGCACGGATTCTGGGCACCATAGTCATTGTTATTGCATATACAACTATCGTGGGGTATCAGTTCCGCGGAGGTGGATTTGTACTGAACCTCGTGGCTGATATTCCTGAATGGCAGGGAGTGCTGCTTACGGCCGGATTTATCATCACCTTTACAGCTTTTGCCGGAATGCTCTCCATTGTTTCCGTGGATATTATTAATGGTGCCGTGATTACAGCAGCTGTGATTTTTGCTGTTCCTTTGGTATACAGCAACCTGGGAGGCGGGGAGTATATCACTGCAAATCTTGATCCTAGCTTTTTTACCGTTTTTGGTGAGTACAACTTTCTCTGGGCAATGGGCGTGTTCTTCCCCACATTTCTCCTGCTAATGGGGGAATCGAATATGTATCAAAAGTTCTTTTCTGCAAGGGATGAAAAATCGGCCAAATCCGCGGTGGTTTGGTGGGTTTCCGGAACCATCATTGTGGAAACCGCGATCGCCTCACTGGCTATCCTGGCGTTCAGTCACTTTAACTCGCTGGATCCGTCGAGCGCCTTCTTTCTGGGTGTGGAACAGAGCGAGCGTGTCATTCTTCACGCAGCCAGATACGGAACCGAAATTGGAATTCCGCTTGCAGGCGGTCTCCTGTTAATCTGTGCTGCCGTGGCGATTATTACCTCCACTGGCAACAGTTTTCTACTGGCTCCATCCACAAACCTGACCCGCGATATTTACCAGCGATTCATCAATCCGGGAGCCAATGAAAAACGAATTATTACGTTTCAGCGCGTGATGGTTCTCGTTTTAGGAATTTGTGCTTACCTGCTGCTCACTCAATTCCGAACTATTCTGGATATGGCCTTTACCGCTTACACGATGGTTGGCGCCGGTCTGACTCCCGCGCTGTTAGCTGCTTTTCTCTGGAAACGGGTCACCACTGCAGGCGGAGTTGCGTCCATCGCAACCGGAATGGGAGCTACGCTGATTATCACCGTGATCAACTCCGTACTTCCGGAGCCGCTGATACCGTTCGATTACATCGTTCTGCCCGCAGCCGGACTTTCGATTACCGTGTTGATTGTAGTTTCTTTGATGACCCCGCCCGATCCCAAAGAGAAGTGGGAGAAGTTCTACGAAAAAGATGTGGAGCTGAGCGACGCGATTGATGAGTTTAAGGAGTGA
- a CDS encoding FAD-binding oxidoreductase produces MGHTLKITDIQSVTHDVRQIRFEKPDDYTFTPGQATEVAIDKKGWRDEKRPFTFTSLNSDLYLEFVIKIYPDHDGVTEQIGKLEVGDSLIIDDPWGTIEYNGEGVFLAGGAGVTPFIAIFRDLHKKGENGNNKLIFSNKSDKDIILKEEFQKILGDQFVNVITDEPTEDHIFLDGFIDKDFLDSQIDDFDQEFYVCGPGPFNDAMMKSLKDLGADPEALIFEE; encoded by the coding sequence ATGGGACATACACTCAAAATCACAGACATTCAAAGCGTAACTCACGACGTACGACAGATACGTTTTGAAAAACCGGACGATTATACATTTACTCCGGGTCAGGCTACGGAAGTCGCGATCGATAAAAAGGGCTGGAGAGATGAAAAGCGTCCGTTTACCTTTACCTCTCTCAACTCAGATCTGTATCTCGAATTTGTCATAAAAATTTATCCGGATCACGATGGCGTTACCGAACAAATTGGCAAACTCGAGGTCGGTGATTCGCTGATCATCGATGATCCATGGGGAACCATTGAATATAACGGAGAAGGTGTTTTCTTGGCCGGTGGAGCCGGAGTTACACCGTTCATCGCTATTTTTCGGGATCTGCATAAAAAGGGTGAAAATGGAAATAATAAGCTGATTTTTTCAAACAAATCCGATAAAGACATCATCCTGAAAGAGGAGTTTCAGAAAATTCTGGGTGATCAGTTTGTGAACGTGATTACGGATGAGCCGACAGAGGATCACATCTTTCTGGATGGATTTATAGACAAGGATTTTCTGGATTCACAGATCGATGATTTTGATCAGGAATTTTATGTTTGCGGACCGGGTCCGTTCAACGACGCAATGATGAAATCACTGAAAGATCTCGGTGCCGATCCCGAAGCGCTGATTTTTGAGGAGTAA
- a CDS encoding DUF3224 domain-containing protein encodes MKITGSFDVKLNPIEGYAKGEHGVQLNRMSLDKTFHGKLEATSKGEMLSAMTPIKGSAGYVAIEQVSGSLSGKTGSFVLQHFGTMERGAERLILEVVPDSGTGELQGLSGSMAINIEDGKHEYDFEYELK; translated from the coding sequence ATGAAAATCACCGGAAGTTTTGACGTAAAGTTGAATCCCATTGAGGGATATGCAAAAGGGGAACACGGTGTTCAGCTCAACCGGATGTCTTTAGACAAAACATTCCATGGAAAGCTTGAGGCCACCAGCAAGGGTGAGATGCTGAGCGCCATGACTCCGATAAAGGGATCGGCAGGATACGTGGCGATCGAACAGGTTTCCGGCAGTTTATCCGGTAAAACAGGCAGCTTTGTACTGCAGCATTTCGGAACGATGGAGAGAGGTGCCGAGAGACTCATCCTGGAGGTTGTCCCCGACTCGGGCACCGGAGAGCTGCAGGGATTGTCCGGCAGCATGGCCATTAATATCGAGGATGGAAAGCATGAGTATGATTTTGAGTATGAGCTGAAGTAG
- a CDS encoding dimethylarginine dimethylaminohydrolase family protein: protein MPTALTRHVSPRLVDCELTHLEREPIDFTKAQQQHLLYEQALEKMGYTIRRLPAAPDLPDGVFVEDAAVVFDEVGIITRPGADSRKPETESMAEVLKEYRELHFIEEPGNLDGGDVLVLGKNVYIGISERTNRAAIQQFSDILKPFGYHVIGIEVTNCLHLKTAISPLEDNLLLINPDWVDGKIFDGYQTVTVHPDEPFGANVMRRGNWALCPEAFSRTADLLASKGYDVITVDQSEMAKAEAGLTCCSVIVE from the coding sequence ATGCCTACTGCTCTCACACGCCACGTAAGCCCCCGGTTAGTTGATTGTGAACTGACTCATCTTGAAAGAGAACCGATCGATTTCACAAAAGCCCAACAGCAGCACCTTCTTTACGAGCAAGCCCTGGAAAAAATGGGGTACACCATTCGAAGGCTGCCCGCTGCACCTGATCTGCCGGATGGAGTATTTGTGGAGGATGCGGCCGTTGTTTTTGATGAGGTGGGTATTATTACAAGGCCCGGGGCAGATTCGCGAAAACCTGAGACAGAATCAATGGCTGAGGTTCTGAAGGAGTACCGGGAACTTCATTTCATTGAAGAGCCTGGAAACCTGGATGGAGGCGATGTACTGGTGCTGGGAAAAAATGTATACATCGGAATATCAGAACGCACCAACAGGGCAGCGATTCAGCAGTTCAGCGATATTCTCAAACCTTTTGGATATCACGTAATAGGCATTGAGGTTACAAACTGCCTTCATTTAAAGACGGCCATTTCACCACTTGAGGACAACCTGTTATTGATAAATCCTGACTGGGTTGACGGAAAAATTTTTGATGGCTATCAAACCGTAACCGTTCACCCTGACGAACCGTTCGGTGCCAATGTGATGAGACGGGGAAATTGGGCACTATGTCCGGAAGCTTTTTCCCGAACCGCTGATCTTCTTGCAAGCAAAGGATATGATGTTATCACGGTGGATCAATCAGAAATGGCGAAAGCTGAAGCCGGACTGACCTGCTGCAGTGTGATTGTGGAGTAA
- a CDS encoding Gfo/Idh/MocA family protein: MKNQISRRDFIKRAGSAAALVSAGFPSIILPRRDKKLGVALVGLGGYSSSRLAPGLQLTEHCELRGIVTGSPEKIPVWQERYGIPDRNVYSYETLPDIANNDDIDVVYIVTPPAIHARDAIAGAEAGKHVWCEKPMAKNVEECRAIIDAANQNGVHLSIGHRMQHEPNTQTIIRYGREETYGAVTEIKSGAGYRGSYPDPTNWRVRSELGGGALYDMGVYSINASRYSSGLEPVAVRGRQWSEREEMYSDVDEFTEFELRFPGDLRSHCETSFGKSMNYLDIDAENGWYRLRPFQSYSGVEGETSSGTVLEADPGHQQARQMDNEARAIKENKSPIVPGEDGLADIRVVEAIMESSRNGGKWIQL, translated from the coding sequence ATGAAGAATCAAATATCCCGTAGAGATTTTATCAAGAGAGCCGGATCGGCAGCTGCACTTGTATCAGCTGGGTTTCCCTCTATCATTTTACCTCGGCGTGATAAAAAGCTTGGTGTAGCACTTGTTGGCTTGGGAGGATATAGCAGTAGCAGGCTTGCACCCGGTTTGCAGCTTACAGAACATTGTGAGCTGAGAGGAATTGTAACAGGTTCACCTGAAAAAATTCCGGTCTGGCAGGAAAGATATGGCATCCCTGATCGGAATGTGTACAGCTATGAAACACTCCCTGACATAGCCAATAATGATGATATTGATGTGGTTTATATTGTAACACCTCCTGCAATACATGCCCGGGATGCAATTGCCGGAGCTGAGGCGGGTAAGCATGTGTGGTGTGAAAAACCGATGGCAAAAAATGTTGAGGAATGCCGGGCGATTATTGACGCAGCAAATCAAAACGGCGTTCATTTATCGATAGGTCATCGGATGCAGCATGAGCCGAATACACAAACCATCATCAGGTATGGCAGGGAAGAAACTTATGGTGCAGTTACAGAAATCAAAAGTGGTGCCGGCTACAGGGGCTCATATCCTGATCCAACCAATTGGAGGGTCAGGTCAGAACTGGGAGGTGGTGCTCTGTATGATATGGGAGTGTACTCGATCAATGCGTCCCGCTACTCTTCCGGTCTTGAACCTGTTGCCGTGAGGGGCCGGCAATGGTCGGAACGGGAAGAGATGTACAGTGATGTGGATGAGTTTACAGAGTTTGAATTAAGATTTCCGGGGGATTTGAGATCGCACTGCGAAACGAGCTTCGGTAAGTCAATGAACTATCTTGATATTGACGCCGAAAACGGGTGGTACAGGCTTCGGCCATTTCAAAGCTATAGCGGTGTGGAGGGAGAAACAAGCAGCGGAACGGTACTTGAGGCAGATCCCGGACACCAACAGGCTCGTCAAATGGATAACGAGGCGCGAGCCATTAAAGAGAACAAATCTCCCATCGTGCCGGGTGAAGATGGCCTTGCAGATATTCGTGTGGTTGAAGCAATTATGGAATCTTCAAGGAATGGTGGCAAGTGGATTCAGCTGTGA
- a CDS encoding LemA family protein, which produces MTTIIILLVILVILIAWSVSIYNKLVALRNRFKNAFAQIDVQLKRRYDLIPNLVEIAKSYMEHERETLEAVIQARNQAQQAEKQAAAQPDDPNAMKNLMGAEQTLTGSLGKLFALSENYPDLKANQNMMQLSEELSSTENKIAFARQAFNDSVMNYNTYREQFPNTIFAGMFGFNQAQEFIIEDEAEREAPKVSFN; this is translated from the coding sequence ATGACAACTATCATAATCTTACTAGTTATTTTAGTCATTCTCATAGCTTGGTCTGTGAGTATCTACAATAAACTCGTTGCACTTCGCAACCGGTTCAAAAATGCCTTTGCCCAGATTGATGTTCAGTTAAAAAGGCGGTATGACCTGATCCCAAATCTTGTTGAAATTGCCAAGTCTTACATGGAGCACGAGCGGGAAACCCTGGAGGCTGTGATACAAGCCAGAAACCAGGCTCAGCAGGCAGAAAAACAAGCTGCTGCCCAGCCGGATGATCCTAATGCCATGAAAAATCTGATGGGAGCTGAACAGACACTCACAGGTTCGCTGGGTAAACTTTTTGCACTTTCAGAGAATTATCCAGACTTAAAAGCCAATCAGAATATGATGCAGCTGTCTGAAGAGCTCTCATCAACAGAGAACAAGATTGCTTTTGCGCGACAGGCTTTCAATGATTCTGTAATGAACTACAATACTTACCGCGAGCAGTTTCCCAACACGATTTTTGCAGGTATGTTTGGTTTTAATCAAGCTCAGGAATTCATCATTGAAGATGAGGCTGAAAGAGAAGCTCCAAAAGTATCATTCAATTAA
- a CDS encoding M48 family metallopeptidase, protein MDFFEAQDQAKRKTGKLIFFYLLAVIGIILSIYVVTVFLYRWQLAGFSDTSWINPAWFIVVSAIVLLTITTGTLYRVAQLRKGGSSVAQLLGGRQVESSTKDADERRLMNIVEEMSIASGLPVPEVYILDKEENINAFAAGFGTNDAAVGVTRGALEQLTRDELQGVIAHEFSHIFNGDMRLNIRLIGILNGILVIHIMGMLLMRSVMYSRGGRTRSSSNGKGSGNITIVILVMGLSLIIIGYIGMIFGRMIQSAISRQREYLADAAAVQYTRNPDGLAGALTKIGLKSKGAEINDGHAMEMSHLFFASSFHSALDKLYSTHPPIEKRIKAIKPSMNPEDLRRQEKMKQKFQEQHVSGKKGEPSTGGFAGHAALSPEVILGAIGVLDGNHVENAGNLLNEISDDLKKAAHEPLEAEALMFALLFATSHQKLPDWFNENVDQTISETTKQLLAELSEAPREWFLPLAEISLPILRQLSKEQYQSFRSVLESIIKKSDQENLFAFAIEKLLLRQLDTAFSSRKEPEIRHHHFKTLGHEMSVMLSALSYLSDEDPESAWKAGLKPIENLLPPDASLLSKEECTIEKLDQALDELAASSNPVKKYILRAIIHCIYSDKILSLEEKELTRAISEALDCPIPMGAFG, encoded by the coding sequence ATGGATTTTTTTGAAGCTCAGGATCAGGCCAAGCGAAAAACCGGAAAGCTCATATTCTTCTATCTGCTGGCCGTAATAGGAATTATTCTATCGATATACGTTGTAACTGTTTTTCTATATCGATGGCAGCTTGCCGGGTTTTCCGACACAAGCTGGATCAATCCGGCCTGGTTTATAGTCGTTTCAGCTATTGTTCTGCTTACCATCACTACCGGAACACTATACCGGGTAGCACAACTTAGAAAAGGGGGATCTTCGGTTGCGCAGCTTTTGGGAGGGAGACAAGTGGAATCATCCACAAAAGATGCCGATGAACGCCGCTTGATGAATATCGTAGAGGAGATGTCCATCGCTTCCGGGTTGCCGGTTCCTGAAGTATACATTCTCGACAAGGAAGAGAATATTAATGCTTTTGCTGCAGGTTTTGGGACAAATGACGCCGCAGTGGGAGTAACCCGGGGCGCCCTTGAACAGCTTACCCGGGACGAACTACAGGGGGTAATCGCGCATGAATTCAGTCACATTTTCAACGGTGATATGCGCCTGAATATCCGGCTGATCGGCATTCTGAACGGTATTTTAGTCATTCACATCATGGGAATGCTGCTAATGCGCAGTGTGATGTATTCCAGAGGTGGACGGACAAGAAGCAGCAGCAATGGCAAGGGAAGCGGAAACATTACGATCGTTATTTTAGTGATGGGCCTTTCGCTCATTATCATAGGATATATCGGAATGATTTTTGGCAGAATGATCCAGTCTGCCATTTCTCGACAACGTGAATATCTGGCCGATGCCGCCGCCGTTCAATATACCCGCAATCCGGATGGCCTTGCCGGCGCCCTCACCAAAATTGGTTTGAAATCAAAAGGGGCGGAAATCAATGACGGTCACGCCATGGAGATGAGCCATCTTTTTTTCGCGAGTAGTTTTCACTCAGCTCTTGATAAGCTTTATTCAACACACCCACCTATCGAAAAACGAATAAAAGCAATAAAGCCGTCTATGAACCCTGAGGATCTCAGGCGCCAGGAAAAAATGAAACAGAAGTTTCAGGAACAGCATGTGTCAGGAAAAAAAGGGGAGCCGTCAACAGGTGGTTTTGCAGGTCATGCAGCACTTAGCCCTGAAGTTATTCTCGGCGCAATTGGAGTACTTGATGGAAATCATGTAGAAAATGCGGGGAATTTGTTAAATGAAATATCCGATGACCTCAAAAAGGCAGCCCACGAACCATTGGAAGCGGAAGCATTAATGTTTGCTTTACTTTTCGCAACATCGCATCAAAAGCTTCCCGATTGGTTTAATGAAAATGTCGATCAAACTATTTCTGAGACCACAAAACAACTTTTAGCTGAGCTCTCGGAGGCCCCTCGCGAATGGTTTTTACCTCTTGCCGAAATATCCCTTCCCATACTTCGCCAATTGAGTAAAGAACAGTATCAATCGTTCAGATCCGTTTTAGAGTCTATAATTAAAAAGTCTGATCAGGAGAATCTGTTTGCCTTTGCGATTGAAAAATTACTCCTTCGTCAGCTCGACACCGCATTCTCGAGCCGAAAAGAGCCTGAGATACGCCATCATCATTTTAAGACATTGGGTCATGAGATGTCCGTGATGCTCTCGGCACTTTCATATCTTTCAGACGAGGATCCTGAATCTGCGTGGAAAGCGGGGTTAAAACCGATTGAAAATCTTCTACCGCCAGATGCCTCACTTTTAAGTAAAGAAGAGTGTACGATTGAAAAACTCGATCAAGCTCTTGATGAACTTGCGGCCTCTTCGAACCCTGTTAAAAAATATATTTTGAGGGCGATTATTCACTGCATCTATTCAGATAAAATTTTATCCCTCGAAGAAAAAGAACTGACACGAGCAATTTCAGAAGCATTGGATTGCCCCATCCCGATGGGGGCTTTCGGGTGA